A region from the Paenarthrobacter aurescens genome encodes:
- a CDS encoding FadR/GntR family transcriptional regulator has translation MAVTDEAISKIKDMLIRGELKAGDRLPPEKELSERLGLSRSSLREAVKALELIRVLDVRRGDGTYVTSLDAKLLNEAVAFVVDLHQDRSILELFEVRRILEPATAHLAAGKITPDELVALRSTMDGIDETTDVEELVAHDLHFHSIITEAAGNDYLGSLLEALSSSTVRARIWRGLTQEKAVAHTLAEHRAITDALERGDAELVRALVTVHISGVENWLRQAL, from the coding sequence ATGGCTGTCACAGACGAGGCGATCAGCAAGATCAAAGACATGCTGATCCGCGGCGAACTCAAGGCCGGCGATCGACTTCCGCCGGAAAAGGAACTGAGCGAACGGCTCGGCCTGTCAAGGAGTTCGCTGCGTGAAGCGGTGAAAGCCCTCGAGTTGATCCGTGTGTTGGATGTTCGCCGCGGAGATGGCACCTACGTGACCAGTCTTGATGCGAAACTCCTCAACGAGGCCGTGGCGTTCGTGGTGGATCTGCACCAGGACCGATCCATCCTGGAACTCTTTGAGGTCCGACGAATCCTGGAGCCCGCAACCGCGCACTTGGCGGCGGGCAAAATCACCCCTGATGAGCTCGTGGCCCTGCGAAGCACCATGGACGGCATTGACGAGACCACAGACGTAGAAGAACTCGTGGCCCATGACCTCCACTTTCACAGCATCATCACCGAAGCCGCGGGCAACGACTACCTGGGCAGCCTGCTGGAGGCCCTGTCCAGCAGCACCGTGCGGGCCAGGATCTGGCGTGGCCTGACACAGGAGAAAGCCGTGGCGCACACCTTGGCAGAGCACCGGGCCATCACGGATGCCCTGGAACGCGGCGACGCCGAACTGGTGCGGGCCCTGGTGACCGTGCACATCAGCGGCGTGGAGAACTGGCTGAGGCAGGCGCTCTAA
- a CDS encoding amino acid permease, whose amino-acid sequence MTNPITDHTVPAQAHASEKALHKEDSGYHKDLKPRQIQMIAIGGAIGTGLFLGAGGRLNAAGPSLVIAYAVCGFFAFLILRALGELVLHRPSSGSFVSYAREFYGEKAAFVSGWFYWINWATTTIVDITAAALYMEFFGKYVAWIGAVPQWAWALIALVVVLGLNLVSVKVFGEMEFWFALIKVAALVAFLLVGTYFVIFGTPVEGQEVGFSLIADNGGVFPNGVLPMIILMQGVLFAYASIELIGTAAGETANPEKIMPKAINSVVIRIALFYVGSVILLALLLPYTSYEKGVSPFVTFFGSIGVEGVDVIMNLVVLTAALSSLNAGLYSTGRILRSMSVAGSAPKFAQRMNKAGVPYGGIAITAGVSLLGVPLNYLVPSDAFEIVLNVASVGIIVTWATIVLCQMQLKRWADKGWLKRPSFRMFGAPYTGWLSLIFLAAVLIMVFIESPLTMLVTAIACGLMVWGWFLCRKQIHELAATRDGYTGSAPVIANRPMPGGDK is encoded by the coding sequence ATGACCAATCCCATCACGGACCACACGGTCCCGGCCCAAGCGCACGCCAGCGAGAAAGCCCTCCACAAGGAGGACTCCGGCTACCACAAGGACCTCAAGCCCCGCCAGATCCAGATGATCGCGATCGGCGGCGCGATCGGCACCGGCCTGTTCCTGGGCGCCGGCGGCCGACTCAACGCAGCGGGCCCTTCCCTCGTTATCGCCTATGCAGTCTGTGGCTTCTTCGCTTTCCTGATCCTCCGCGCACTGGGTGAACTGGTTCTGCACCGCCCGTCGTCGGGTTCCTTCGTTTCTTATGCCCGCGAGTTCTACGGTGAGAAGGCCGCTTTCGTTTCGGGCTGGTTCTACTGGATCAACTGGGCCACCACCACCATCGTGGACATCACTGCGGCGGCTCTCTACATGGAGTTCTTCGGCAAGTACGTTGCCTGGATAGGTGCCGTTCCGCAGTGGGCGTGGGCGCTTATTGCCCTGGTAGTAGTGCTTGGCCTGAACCTGGTCTCCGTGAAGGTCTTCGGTGAGATGGAGTTCTGGTTCGCGCTGATCAAGGTGGCCGCGCTGGTGGCCTTCCTCTTGGTGGGCACCTACTTCGTCATCTTCGGCACCCCGGTGGAGGGCCAGGAAGTCGGCTTCAGCCTGATAGCAGACAACGGCGGAGTCTTCCCCAACGGCGTCCTGCCCATGATCATCCTCATGCAGGGTGTGCTGTTCGCCTACGCATCCATTGAACTGATCGGAACCGCGGCCGGCGAAACTGCCAACCCGGAGAAGATCATGCCCAAGGCCATCAATTCCGTGGTCATCCGGATCGCTCTCTTCTACGTTGGCTCCGTCATTCTGCTGGCGCTGCTCCTCCCTTACACCTCTTATGAGAAGGGTGTCAGCCCGTTCGTGACGTTCTTCGGCTCAATCGGGGTTGAGGGCGTGGACGTGATCATGAACCTCGTTGTCCTCACCGCGGCGTTGTCCTCGCTGAACGCCGGGCTCTACTCCACCGGCCGTATCCTCCGTTCCATGTCGGTGGCCGGTTCTGCACCGAAGTTCGCCCAGCGCATGAACAAGGCAGGCGTCCCTTACGGTGGCATTGCCATCACCGCGGGCGTTTCCCTCCTGGGTGTTCCGCTGAACTACCTTGTTCCGTCCGACGCTTTCGAGATCGTCCTGAACGTCGCTTCCGTGGGCATCATCGTCACGTGGGCCACCATTGTCCTGTGCCAAATGCAGCTCAAACGCTGGGCTGACAAGGGTTGGCTGAAGCGCCCGTCCTTCCGGATGTTCGGCGCCCCTTACACCGGCTGGTTGTCCTTGATCTTCCTGGCGGCCGTGCTGATCATGGTGTTCATCGAGTCGCCGCTGACCATGCTGGTCACCGCCATTGCCTGCGGGCTCATGGTGTGGGGCTGGTTCCTGTGCCGCAAGCAGATTCATGAGCTTGCCGCCACCCGCGATGGCTACACCGGCAGCGCGCCGGTCATCGCCAACCGCCCCATGCCCGGCGGCGATAAGTAA
- a CDS encoding DEAD/DEAH box helicase family protein has translation MTTSRTSEQRIGDGCMGAVTSNFGFMLGEWPELAQQARRAEQFARVDPRASVFYARYTIERIVEWLYQVEPGLVTPYKDDLNALLNEPTFKNLVGGPIANKLTIIRKAGNNAVHNSVGPTIQGAELVLRELHHVCYWLARNYAKTGSQLPPSLVFDAAALAPKPKAPVQQQSPEELQALESQLKAKDEALAQAAADSAELKAQLEILQAEVAEAKKQNQTVPDHHDYDEALTRRHLIDLELNEAGWPLSNTEDREFKVDTMPTTSGTLNGVGYVDYVLWGADGLPLAVVEAKRTTKDPHVGKQQAKLYADSLERRYGRRPVIYYTSGYETWIWDDTMYPERAVQGFHTRDQLQLLVNRRQSRKPLAEQAIDNSIVERPYQHNAIRAVTEAYEKDFERKALVVMATGTGKTRTVVALAKLMQEANWAKRVLFLADRVALVKQAANAFKAHLPGSSPVILGSGDEADSRIHVATYPTMMNLINVTEGKLGQRTFGIGHYDLIIVDEAHRSIYQKYRAIFQYFDSLLIGLTATPQSEVDRNTYTLFGIEDNVPTFAYELSEAIEAGYLVPPRVVPVPLKFPDQGISYEDLPEAEKEQWDELEWDEDGEIPDSVDSSVINTWLFNADTVDKALEVLMTRGHKVAGGDRLGKTIIFAKNNRHAEYIAKRFDKNYPAYKGQFARVITYQVNYAQNLIDQFSTTESNPQIAISVDMLDTGVDVPDVVNLVFFKMVRSKTKFWQMVGRGTRLRPELYGPGEDKKDFFIFDLCRNAEFFNAGMPSNEGSLGKSLAETTFAARVQLLQTFTDLQWDPQAPVVADLRNTLKHTVDRLPLDNFLVKPARKWVDRFTEEATWTSLAAEDYQALQTEIARLASIGAPTDTEEAKRFDYLMLQTELASLQGSAVGPFRIKIQTIASALQDQQSIPAIAAQLPLLDTILHDDEWESVSLEWLEEIRRRLRGLVHLIEKRKRKVVYTNFQDELGVLEEVELAGATNGFVNLPRYKEKMRSYLAQYEEHATIQRLRRNKQLTALDLAELERILLESGLGSLEDLNRAANDGLGLFVRSLVGLDREAVEEALSEFVAGTTLTAQQLNFLKVLTSHLMENGKVSPKALFKSPYDELAPSGPGALFGGEKIGQLISILRSIENHARVG, from the coding sequence AGCTCACGATCATTCGCAAAGCCGGCAACAATGCGGTCCACAATTCCGTTGGCCCCACCATCCAAGGCGCTGAGCTCGTGCTCCGCGAGCTGCACCACGTTTGCTATTGGCTCGCCAGAAATTACGCCAAAACCGGTAGCCAGCTGCCGCCATCGTTGGTTTTCGATGCCGCAGCCCTGGCACCGAAGCCAAAAGCTCCGGTCCAGCAGCAGTCACCCGAAGAGCTCCAGGCACTCGAAAGCCAGCTCAAGGCAAAAGACGAGGCGTTGGCGCAAGCAGCTGCCGACTCCGCGGAACTCAAGGCCCAGCTGGAGATTCTGCAGGCCGAAGTTGCCGAGGCCAAGAAGCAGAACCAGACGGTCCCCGACCACCACGACTATGACGAAGCCCTGACCCGCAGGCACCTCATTGATCTGGAACTCAACGAGGCGGGATGGCCGCTCAGTAACACAGAGGACCGCGAGTTCAAGGTCGACACGATGCCCACGACTAGCGGCACCCTCAACGGCGTCGGATACGTGGATTACGTACTGTGGGGCGCTGACGGACTGCCTCTAGCTGTGGTCGAAGCGAAGCGGACCACTAAGGATCCACATGTGGGAAAGCAACAGGCCAAGCTGTACGCCGACAGCCTGGAACGTCGCTACGGCCGCCGCCCCGTCATCTATTACACCTCCGGTTACGAGACATGGATTTGGGACGACACCATGTACCCGGAGCGCGCGGTGCAGGGATTCCACACACGCGATCAGCTCCAACTTCTCGTCAACCGCAGGCAGAGCCGAAAGCCCCTGGCTGAACAGGCAATCGACAACTCGATTGTCGAACGTCCGTACCAGCACAACGCTATCCGGGCCGTCACGGAAGCCTACGAGAAAGACTTCGAGCGCAAGGCTCTAGTAGTCATGGCGACCGGCACGGGCAAGACGCGCACCGTCGTCGCACTCGCCAAGCTCATGCAGGAAGCCAACTGGGCCAAGCGGGTTTTGTTCTTGGCGGACCGGGTAGCCCTGGTCAAGCAAGCAGCGAATGCCTTCAAGGCCCACCTGCCGGGTTCCAGCCCTGTCATTCTGGGCTCAGGTGATGAAGCGGACAGCCGCATTCACGTGGCTACATATCCGACCATGATGAACCTCATCAACGTAACCGAAGGAAAGCTGGGCCAGCGGACCTTTGGCATTGGCCACTACGACCTCATCATCGTCGACGAAGCCCACCGCTCGATCTACCAAAAGTACAGGGCCATCTTCCAGTACTTTGATTCACTCCTCATCGGGCTGACAGCCACGCCACAGTCAGAAGTGGACCGCAACACCTACACCCTTTTCGGCATCGAAGACAATGTTCCCACGTTCGCCTACGAGCTCAGCGAGGCCATCGAGGCCGGATATCTCGTGCCGCCGCGAGTTGTGCCGGTTCCGCTGAAATTTCCCGACCAAGGCATCTCGTACGAGGACCTCCCAGAGGCTGAGAAAGAACAGTGGGACGAGCTCGAATGGGACGAAGACGGCGAGATCCCGGACTCGGTCGATTCAAGCGTCATCAATACATGGCTCTTCAACGCAGACACAGTGGATAAGGCGCTGGAAGTCCTCATGACGCGTGGTCACAAGGTTGCCGGCGGGGATCGCTTAGGCAAGACCATCATCTTCGCCAAGAACAACCGGCACGCGGAGTACATCGCCAAACGCTTCGACAAGAACTACCCGGCGTACAAAGGCCAGTTTGCTCGCGTCATCACCTATCAGGTGAACTACGCGCAGAATCTCATCGACCAGTTTTCGACTACCGAGAGCAACCCCCAAATCGCAATCTCGGTGGACATGCTGGACACCGGCGTGGACGTCCCGGACGTCGTCAATCTGGTGTTCTTCAAAATGGTCAGATCCAAGACCAAGTTCTGGCAGATGGTGGGACGCGGTACCCGTCTTCGCCCGGAACTGTACGGGCCGGGCGAAGACAAGAAAGACTTTTTCATCTTCGACCTCTGCCGCAATGCCGAGTTTTTCAACGCTGGTATGCCCAGCAACGAAGGGTCTTTGGGCAAGTCACTCGCAGAGACCACTTTTGCGGCGCGCGTGCAGCTCCTGCAGACTTTCACCGACCTCCAATGGGATCCTCAAGCGCCTGTGGTTGCCGACCTTCGGAATACCCTGAAGCACACAGTTGACCGGCTTCCACTCGACAACTTCCTCGTCAAGCCGGCCCGCAAATGGGTAGACCGGTTCACCGAGGAAGCAACGTGGACATCCCTGGCTGCTGAGGACTACCAAGCTTTGCAAACCGAGATCGCCAGGCTCGCTTCCATCGGTGCACCCACTGACACGGAAGAGGCTAAGCGCTTCGACTACCTCATGCTCCAAACAGAGTTGGCATCGCTGCAAGGGTCGGCGGTGGGGCCGTTCCGGATAAAGATCCAAACAATCGCCTCCGCCCTCCAAGACCAACAGAGCATCCCAGCCATTGCCGCTCAATTGCCGTTGCTGGATACCATCCTCCATGACGACGAATGGGAATCAGTTTCTTTGGAATGGCTGGAAGAAATTCGACGCCGGCTCCGGGGATTGGTCCATCTCATCGAGAAGCGGAAACGCAAGGTGGTCTACACAAACTTCCAGGACGAGCTCGGCGTGCTTGAAGAAGTCGAACTGGCTGGGGCAACAAATGGCTTCGTGAATCTCCCTCGTTACAAAGAGAAAATGCGTTCGTACTTGGCGCAATATGAGGAACACGCAACCATCCAACGACTCCGGCGTAACAAGCAACTCACGGCCTTGGACCTCGCCGAGCTTGAACGCATTCTCCTGGAAAGCGGCTTGGGTTCACTCGAAGACTTGAACCGTGCCGCCAATGACGGACTCGGTCTCTTTGTCCGTTCCCTGGTTGGTTTGGACCGCGAAGCCGTTGAGGAAGCGTTGTCAGAGTTTGTGGCTGGTACTACGCTCACGGCCCAGCAGCTTAACTTCCTCAAGGTTCTGACCAGTCACCTGATGGAAAACGGAAAGGTCAGCCCTAAAGCCTTGTTCAAGTCCCCGTATGACGAGCTGGCCCCGTCCGGCCCGGGTGCGCTGTTCGGTGGTGAAAAGATCGGGCAGTTGATCAGCATTCTCCGCTCCATTGAGAACCACGCGAGGGTTGGCTGA
- a CDS encoding amidohydrolase, whose translation MGWIRLDSPAEAAEQLHRFTAHPVFKGVRHLIHDDPRGDFLDLPAVRESLALVAQHGLTVDIPDAFPRHLGSAVRLAREIPELTVVLDHLGKPPLADPDLMKLWSADFQALGQEPNTVAKLSGLHLPGVQYTADALRPLFESAVEAFGPERLMIGCDWPVSTMGAPYGRTLDVLLELVSTLSPPEQDAVLEETAIRTYGLAVTPLAEG comes from the coding sequence GTGGGGTGGATTCGGCTGGACTCGCCGGCGGAAGCGGCCGAACAGTTGCACCGCTTCACGGCTCATCCGGTCTTCAAAGGTGTGCGGCACCTGATCCACGATGACCCGCGGGGTGACTTCCTGGATCTTCCGGCCGTTCGGGAATCCTTGGCATTGGTGGCACAGCATGGCCTCACCGTGGATATCCCCGATGCCTTTCCGCGGCATCTGGGTTCTGCGGTGCGGCTTGCCCGGGAGATCCCGGAACTCACCGTGGTGCTGGATCATCTGGGCAAGCCGCCGCTGGCAGATCCTGATCTTATGAAGCTGTGGAGCGCCGATTTCCAGGCACTGGGGCAGGAACCAAATACGGTGGCCAAGCTCTCCGGGCTGCATCTGCCGGGAGTTCAGTACACCGCGGATGCGCTGCGCCCACTGTTCGAGTCCGCGGTGGAAGCCTTCGGGCCGGAGCGTCTGATGATCGGCTGCGACTGGCCCGTGAGCACAATGGGCGCACCTTACGGCCGGACTCTTGATGTGCTGTTGGAACTTGTCTCCACCCTGAGTCCCCCAGAGCAGGATGCCGTGCTTGAGGAGACGGCCATCAGGACATACGGTTTGGCTGTCACTCCTCTTGCCGAGGGTTAG
- a CDS encoding asparaginase: MTHPKDNTMPAATAAPAAQSLKTPQHVPLVEVTRDGLVESIHYGSLIALKADGTSASQAGEPDAPMYPRSSLKPLQAVALLKAGLDIPQDLLALTSASHSGSKRHRDGATEILKLHGLTEAALGNSTDLPYGVKEREEWLRAGNGPTQIAQNCSGKHASMTAVCVINGWPVEGYLHPEHPLQVLVRETITELTGEDAAAVSTDGCGTPLFAHSLHGMARAYGRLAAADESTDEGKVAYAMRRFPEMVAGEGRDVTALMRAVPGLLAKDGFEGLQLVGLPDGTGLAVKISDGGDRARMPFTVEVLRRLGVDGGSLDTLQSPPVLGGGLPVGELRAAQIFSN; this comes from the coding sequence ATGACCCACCCCAAGGACAACACCATGCCCGCCGCAACAGCCGCCCCCGCAGCGCAGAGCCTGAAAACACCCCAGCACGTCCCGCTCGTAGAGGTAACCCGGGATGGCCTGGTGGAGAGCATCCACTACGGCTCACTGATTGCCCTCAAAGCAGACGGTACGTCAGCGTCACAGGCCGGCGAACCCGACGCCCCCATGTATCCCCGCTCCAGCCTGAAGCCCTTGCAGGCTGTTGCGCTCCTGAAGGCCGGCCTGGACATCCCCCAGGACCTCCTCGCACTGACCTCTGCAAGCCACTCCGGCAGCAAAAGACACCGCGACGGCGCCACCGAAATCCTGAAACTGCACGGCCTCACCGAAGCGGCCCTGGGCAACAGCACGGACCTCCCCTATGGAGTGAAGGAGCGCGAAGAATGGCTCCGCGCCGGCAACGGCCCTACCCAAATCGCACAGAACTGCTCCGGCAAGCACGCTTCCATGACCGCCGTTTGCGTCATCAACGGCTGGCCTGTGGAGGGATACTTGCACCCCGAGCACCCGCTGCAGGTCCTGGTCCGGGAGACCATCACGGAGCTGACCGGCGAGGATGCTGCTGCAGTCAGCACGGACGGCTGCGGAACGCCTCTTTTCGCTCATTCCCTTCACGGAATGGCACGCGCTTACGGCCGCCTGGCCGCAGCGGATGAAAGCACGGACGAGGGCAAGGTTGCCTACGCCATGCGCCGATTCCCGGAGATGGTGGCCGGTGAGGGCCGCGACGTCACTGCCCTCATGCGCGCCGTCCCGGGTTTGCTGGCGAAGGACGGCTTCGAAGGCCTCCAGCTGGTGGGCCTTCCGGACGGCACCGGCCTTGCAGTGAAGATTTCCGACGGCGGCGATCGCGCCCGCATGCCCTTCACCGTTGAGGTTCTTCGCCGTTTGGGCGTCGACGGCGGCAGCCTGGACACGCTTCAGAGCCCACCTGTGCTGGGTGGCGGCCTTCCGGTCGGCGAACTTCGCGCAGCCCAAATTTTCAGCAACTAA
- a CDS encoding GIY-YIG nuclease family protein: protein MSVTLAHVLAGVGAELAPPVSLDDIHVIRHSFRPNDEAALRGPEDLTDERVAAYTREQDISSRRFPADPPRLWVILIADGKNRSRLWGTFENHGELVHERTEACRYFDLRPVEFLAPLKDRLVIDWDNPRSWHRSASSESAARMQVVEIADRDKVPFPGFDGVLLTHHQLQEMVIDPRYTDWRAALAEVQGIYLITDSSNGKQYVGKADGSERILGRWTSYARDGHGGNVALRELAYESVGEAKRVKTDHARHFVFSLLRVFGPSTPSSEVNTAESHYKAALMTRKFGLNRN, encoded by the coding sequence ATGTCCGTCACACTGGCCCACGTCCTGGCCGGCGTGGGGGCTGAGCTGGCTCCGCCAGTTTCCCTGGATGATATCCACGTGATACGCCACTCATTCAGGCCGAATGACGAGGCAGCGCTCCGCGGACCTGAGGACCTGACGGATGAGCGCGTCGCGGCTTACACACGAGAACAAGACATCTCTTCTCGTCGCTTCCCGGCTGATCCTCCACGGCTCTGGGTGATACTCATCGCCGACGGAAAGAATCGATCGCGGCTCTGGGGAACCTTTGAAAACCACGGAGAACTGGTGCATGAGCGCACGGAAGCATGCCGGTACTTCGATCTGAGACCGGTCGAATTCCTGGCTCCTCTCAAAGACCGCCTCGTCATTGACTGGGATAACCCCCGCAGTTGGCACCGGAGCGCCAGTTCAGAGAGCGCAGCCAGGATGCAGGTGGTTGAGATCGCGGACCGCGATAAGGTCCCGTTCCCCGGTTTTGACGGCGTGCTGCTCACACATCACCAACTGCAAGAGATGGTCATCGATCCGCGCTACACGGACTGGCGGGCAGCCCTTGCCGAGGTCCAGGGAATTTACCTGATCACCGACTCCAGTAATGGGAAACAGTATGTAGGCAAGGCCGACGGCTCCGAGCGGATTCTTGGCCGTTGGACGAGCTATGCCCGCGACGGTCACGGCGGGAACGTGGCGCTCCGTGAGCTGGCGTATGAAAGCGTAGGCGAAGCAAAGAGGGTCAAGACAGACCATGCGCGTCACTTCGTTTTCAGCCTTCTCCGTGTGTTTGGGCCCAGTACGCCTTCGTCCGAGGTGAACACAGCCGAGTCGCATTACAAGGCTGCCCTCATGACTCGAAAATTTGGGCTCAACCGAAACTGA
- the aspA gene encoding aspartate ammonia-lyase, with the protein MTTVDQAIPLRSEHDLLGDRNVPADAYWGVHTLRAIENFPITGQPLSTNKHLVRGLAAVKQAAARTNHELGLLDAEKAGAIEQACQDILDGKLHEQFMVDVIQGGAGTSSNMNANEVIANRALEILGHPKGDYSKLHPNDHVNLSQSTNDVYPTAVNLATIFSVKELLEALEELELAFAEKGREFRTVVKMGRTQLQDAVPMTLGQEFGGYAVTIGEDRARLDESHMLIHEINLGATAIGTGLNAPAGYAEAACRHLADVTGLPLLTAADLIEATQDVGAFVHLSGVLKRVAVKLSKICNDLRLLSSGPRAGLGEINLPAVQSGSSIMPGKINPVIPEVVSQVAYEVIGNDVTVTMAAEAGQLQLNAFEPIIVHSLHKSISHLEAACRTLTARCVRGITANTERLRLTVEQSIGLVTALNPHIGYASATAIAQEALATGKGVAELVLEHGLLTAAQLEELLSPERLANLSK; encoded by the coding sequence ATGACCACCGTCGATCAGGCGATCCCCCTCCGTTCCGAACACGACCTTTTGGGGGACCGCAATGTACCCGCGGACGCCTACTGGGGCGTTCACACCCTCCGCGCCATAGAGAACTTCCCCATCACCGGGCAGCCCCTCTCCACCAACAAGCACCTGGTGAGGGGCCTGGCCGCCGTGAAGCAGGCAGCCGCACGCACCAACCACGAGCTCGGCCTGTTGGATGCCGAAAAGGCCGGTGCCATTGAGCAGGCCTGCCAGGACATCCTGGACGGCAAGCTGCACGAGCAGTTCATGGTGGATGTGATCCAGGGCGGCGCGGGAACCAGTTCCAACATGAACGCCAACGAGGTGATCGCCAACCGTGCCCTGGAAATTCTGGGCCACCCCAAGGGCGACTACTCCAAGCTTCACCCGAATGACCACGTGAACCTGAGCCAGTCCACCAATGACGTCTACCCGACGGCGGTGAACCTCGCCACGATCTTCTCCGTGAAGGAGCTCTTGGAAGCCCTCGAAGAACTCGAGCTGGCTTTCGCTGAGAAGGGCCGCGAGTTCCGGACAGTAGTAAAGATGGGCCGTACGCAGTTGCAGGACGCGGTTCCCATGACCCTGGGCCAGGAGTTCGGCGGGTACGCGGTAACCATCGGCGAGGACCGCGCGCGCCTGGACGAGTCCCACATGCTGATCCACGAGATCAACCTCGGGGCCACCGCGATTGGTACGGGCTTGAATGCCCCGGCGGGCTACGCAGAAGCTGCGTGCCGTCACCTGGCCGACGTTACCGGCCTTCCCCTCCTCACTGCTGCTGACCTCATTGAGGCCACCCAGGACGTTGGCGCGTTCGTGCACCTGTCCGGTGTGTTGAAGCGCGTGGCAGTGAAACTCTCCAAGATTTGTAACGATCTCCGCTTGCTGTCCTCAGGACCGCGTGCGGGTTTGGGCGAGATCAACCTTCCGGCCGTGCAGTCCGGTTCGTCGATCATGCCCGGCAAGATCAATCCGGTGATCCCGGAAGTGGTCAGCCAGGTGGCATATGAAGTCATCGGCAACGATGTCACCGTCACCATGGCCGCGGAGGCCGGCCAGCTTCAGCTGAACGCCTTCGAACCGATCATTGTGCACAGCCTGCACAAGAGCATCTCCCACCTGGAAGCAGCGTGCCGCACCCTTACGGCGCGCTGCGTCCGGGGCATCACTGCAAACACCGAGCGGCTACGGCTTACCGTGGAGCAGTCGATCGGTCTCGTCACGGCATTGAACCCCCATATCGGTTACGCCTCGGCCACCGCTATCGCCCAGGAGGCGCTGGCAACGGGTAAGGGCGTCGCGGAACTCGTGTTGGAGCATGGTCTCCTGACCGCTGCCCAGCTTGAAGAACTGCTGAGCCCCGAACGTCTGGCAAATCTGAGCAAATAG
- a CDS encoding FadR/GntR family transcriptional regulator — translation MNLSDSRTAGQQGPQGGHTPISRISAAEAVFAALRRAIEGGQFDIGTKLISEATLAGQYGVSRSVIREALRSCNTLGLTVTKTGKGTFIVANKVANDLTLGQYSARDLNEARPHIEIPAAGLAAQRRTEEELEHLKEIVQEMLTETDPEAWVNLDASFHSAVARASGNRVFASVVSDIREALAHQSETLNLVADRQHRSDEEHVAVLNAIEAGDSEAASKAMAAHLQAVSVALDTILSK, via the coding sequence GTGAACCTGTCAGACAGCCGGACAGCCGGACAGCAAGGACCCCAGGGTGGGCATACGCCTATCTCACGCATCTCCGCAGCCGAAGCCGTCTTCGCGGCCTTGAGGCGCGCGATCGAGGGCGGCCAGTTCGACATCGGCACCAAGCTGATCTCCGAAGCCACACTCGCCGGTCAGTACGGCGTCAGCCGCTCCGTCATCAGGGAGGCGCTACGGTCCTGCAACACCCTGGGCCTCACCGTCACCAAAACCGGCAAGGGCACTTTCATTGTGGCCAACAAGGTTGCTAATGACCTTACCTTGGGTCAGTACAGTGCGCGTGATCTCAACGAAGCACGTCCCCATATCGAAATCCCGGCCGCCGGCCTCGCCGCCCAAAGAAGGACCGAGGAAGAGCTGGAGCACCTCAAGGAAATCGTCCAGGAGATGCTCACCGAGACCGATCCCGAAGCGTGGGTGAACCTGGATGCCAGCTTCCATTCAGCAGTGGCCCGTGCCAGCGGAAACCGCGTGTTTGCCAGCGTCGTCTCGGATATCCGTGAGGCATTGGCCCACCAATCCGAAACCTTGAACCTCGTTGCAGACCGGCAACACCGCTCGGATGAGGAACACGTAGCCGTTCTCAATGCCATTGAAGCCGGCGACTCTGAAGCCGCAAGCAAAGCGATGGCCGCCCATCTTCAGGCCGTCAGCGTTGCGCTGGACACGATCCTCAGCAAATGA